A genomic stretch from Eriocheir sinensis breed Jianghai 21 chromosome 31, ASM2467909v1, whole genome shotgun sequence includes:
- the LOC127005848 gene encoding uncharacterized PE-PGRS family protein PE_PGRS54-like isoform X24, which yields MGACTRILPHLALALMLAVIVVPQRSQARTSLKDLSSRVCHSLTCGASDAFYPHPSYCTHYVHCISGTPYVKRCPSNLHFNAARGSCDIPREAHCVPFKRSCELQVPFVADGPTDGQVTCDCGGTCTKAHPYRCDAYYHCDAMGVEHLTECPSGLMFNSRVEQCDVPENTQCPQSPSCSCDNCRYPTSDHCSTFWQCENGKAVKHYCSSGLLFNRDTSQCDLAINVECSAGAWQSGSFVETVCVDHRKDCEVFVKEGGCVCNDDVCDWQTFVLQNCPKSCGKCKGEKTMKKRIFSLPSDGGNARKKSKESGSKEHGHGHGSKESGSKESGNKGSGSKESGSKESGNKGSGSKESGSKESGNKGSGSKESGSKESGNKGSGSKESGNKGSGSKESGNKGSGSKESGSKESGNKGSGSKESGSKESGNKGSGSKESGSKESGSKESGNKGSGSKESGNKDSGSKESGNKDSGSKESGSKETVEVDGNISGESCEGGDGGGGNGNNSTEGDGGDNVDVGSGGDGGNGGDGGNGGDVGGDGGSGGGHVVDGCVINCILGKYLPHPINCRKFIYCAPSGPEEVSCAPFNVWDQEELACTNERLTPCVTGSYITTEGKPCGSGGDGGDVGSDDDGDSGGDGDSGGDGDSSGDGDSSGDGDSSGDGGDAGSGGDGDSGDAGSGGDGGDGGIGGDGGSGGDHIVDGCIIPCSLGKYLPHPTDCHKFIQCAPYGPEEMPCAPGTIWEQGKLTCNHEGLTPCVTGAYLTPEGKTCGGDGGDAGSGGDGGSGGNGSSGGDGGSGGDGGDAGSGGDGDGDGSSGNSGGDGGSGGGHVIDGCVISCTLGKYLPHPTDCRKFIQCAPYGPEEMPCAPGTIWEQGKLTCNHEGLTPCVTGAYLTPEGKICGGDGGDGGDGSGGDGGDAGSGGDGGDGGSGGDGGSGGDGGDAGSGGDGGGDGGHVVDGCVINCTLGKYLPHPTDCRKFIQCAPYGPEEMPCAPGTIWEQGKLTCNHEGSTPCVTGAYLTPEGKTCGGDGGDGGDGSDGGSGGDGGDAGSGGDGGDAGSGGDGGDAGSGGDGGDGGSGGDGGGDGSGGNGGGDGGSGGGHVIDGCVINCTLGKYLPHPTDCRKFIQCAPYGPEEMPCAPGTIWEQGKLTCNHEGSTPCVTGAYLTPEGKICGGDGEDGGDGSDGGDAGSGGDSGDAGSGGDGGDGGSGGDGGDGGSGGDGGDAGSGGDGGGDGGHVVDGCVINCTLGKYLPHPTDCRKFIQCAPYGPEEMPCAPGTIWEQGKLTCNHEGSTPCVTGAYLTPEGKTCGGDGGDGGDGSDGGSGGDGGDAGSGGDGGDAGSGGDGGDAGSGGDGGDGGSGGDGGSGGDGGSGGDAGSGGDGGSGGDGGGDGGHVVDGCVINCTLGKYLPHPTDCRKFIQCAPYGPEEMPCAPGTIWEQGKLTCNHEGSTPCVTGAYLTPEGKICGGDGGDGGDGSDGGDAGSGGDGGDAGSGGDGGDAGSGGDGGSGGDGGDAGSGGDGGGDGGHVVDGCVINCTLGKYLPHPTDCRKFIQCAPYGPEEMPCAPGTIWEQGKLTCNHEGSTPCVTGAYLTPEGKTCGGDGGDGGDGSDGGSGGDGGDVGSGGDGGDAGSGGDGGDAGSGGDGGDGGSGGDGGSGGDGGSGGDGGSGGDGGDAGSGGDGGGDSGHVVDGCVINCTLGKYLPHPTDCRKFIQCAPYGPEEMPCAPGTIWEQGKLTCNHEGSTPCVTGAYLTPEGKTCGGDGGDAGSGGDGGDAGSGGDGGDAGSGGDGGDAGSGGDGGDAGSGGDGGDAGSGGDGGDAGSGGDGGDAGSGGDGGDAGSGGDGGDAGSGGDGGDAGSGGDGGDAGSGGDGGDSGSGGDGGDAGSGGDGGDAGSGGDGGDAGSGGDGGDAGSGGDGGDAGSGGDGGDAGSGGDGGDAGSGGDGGDAGSGGDGGDAGSGGDGGDAGSGGDGGDSGSGDGGDAGSGGDGGDAGSGGDGGDAGSGGDGGDAGSGGDGGDSGSGDGGDGACEDAQYDCIFWAANNDCNCKPTDGDCSWQTYVAAACPKSCGSCEPQVGGDGDEVCEDNVSDCRFWAANKDCNCKPTDGDCSWQKYVADNCPKSCGTCNTSGDGGNGGEDGGSGGDGGDSGSGGDGGDGGSGGDGGSGGDGGDAGSGGDGGDAGSGGDGGDAGSGGDGGDAGSGGDGGDAGSGGDGGDAGSGGDGGDAGSGGDGGDAGSGGDGGDAGSGGDGGDAGSGGDGGDAGSGGDGGDAGSGGDGGDAGSGGDGGDTGSGGDGGDAGSGGDGGDAGSGGDGGDAGSGGDGGDAGSGGDGGDAGSGGDGGDAGSGGDGGSGGDHIVDGCIIPCSLGKYLPHPTDCRKFIQCAPYGPEEMPCAPGTIWEQGKLTCNHEGSTPCVTGAYLTPEGKTCGGDGGSGGDGGDAGSGGDGGDAGSGGDGGDAGSGGDGGDAGSGGDGGDAGSGGDGGDAGSGGDGGDAGSGGDGGDAGSGGDGGDGGSGGDGGDESVEDCELSCPKSEGIFPHPRDCRKWIRCLHGKPYVKECPFHLQFNPVLRVCDWPQHAKCVASSNADCGVPEPVVPTEPPNVKPDICDCECCLRPHPEDCTAYYYCEPGSNAEFHTCSEGLVFNPQLSQCVIQDQYPQCQPEKPPTCDPTCECLYPAEACTEYYKCNGDGVPVKFECFGGLYFNDEKHSCDLPKNVSCELRRKRTYNPEPQKYISAEECKTRKGFFAKRGDPSGYFMCSNGIAFSLRCPDGAVFSSAVGRCILRK from the exons CGTCGACCATCGAAAGGACTGTGAAGTATTCGTGAAGGAAGGAGGCTGTGTCTGCAACGATGACGTCTGTGACTGGCAGACCTTCGTCCTTCAAAACTGTCCCAAGTCGTGCGGCAAATGCAAGGGagaaaagacaatgaagaagagaatattttccctcccttctgatGGAGGAAACGCCCGCAAGAAGTCCAAGGAGTCGGGGAGCAAAGAACATGGACACGGACACGGCAGCAAGGAGTCAGGAAGCAAGGAGTCAGGCAACAAGGGTTCAGGCAGCAAGGAGTCAGGAAGCAAAGAATCTGGCAACAAGGGTTCAGGCAGCAAGGAGTCAGGAAGCAAGGAGTCAGGCAACAAGGGTTCAGGCAGCAAGGAGTCAGGCAGCAAGGAGTCAGGCAACAAGGGTTCAGGCAGCAAGGAGTCAGGCAACAAGGGTTCAGGCAGCAAGGAGTCAG GCAACAAGGGTTCAGGCAGCAAGGAGTCAG GAAGCAAGGAGTCAGGCAACAAGGGTTCAGGCAGCAAGGAGTCAGGAAGCAAGGAGTCAGGCAACAAGGGTTCAGGCAGCAAGGAGTCAGGCAGCAAGGAGTCAGGAAGCAAGGAGTCAGGCAACAAGGGTTCAGGCAGCAAGGAGTCAGGCAACAAGGACTCGGGCAGCAAGGAGTCAGGCAACAAGGACTCGGGCAGCAAGGAGTCAGGCAGTAAAGAGACTGTCGAAGTTGATGGCAACATTAGCGGTGAAAGCTGTgaaggtggagatggtggtggaggaaatgGGAACAACAGCACCGAAGGAGACGGTGGTGATAATGTTGATGTCGGCAGTGGAGGAGATGGCGGCAACGGTGGTGATGGAGGCaacggtggtgatgttggtggagaCGGCGGCTCAGGTGGCGGCCACGTCGTCGACGGTTGCGTCATTAACTGCATTCTCGGCAAGTACCTGCCTCACCCAATTAACTGCCGCAAGTTCATCTACTGCGCGCCCTCGGGCCCCGAGGAGGTATCCTGCGCGCCATTTAACGTTTGGGATCAAGAAGAGTTGGCATGCACCAACGAGCGTTTGACCCCCTGCGTCACTGGCTCCTACATCACCACCGAGGGCAAACCATGCGGTAGCGGGGGTGATGGAGGTGACGTCGGCAGCGATGACGATggagacagtggtggtgatggagacagCGGTGGTGATGGAGACAGCAGTGGTGATGGAGACAGCAGTGGTGATGGAGACagcagtggtgatggaggtgacgcAGGAAGCGGTGGTGATGGAGACAGTGGTGATGCCggcagcggtggtgatggaggtgacggCGGCATCGGTGGTGACGGAGGCTCAGGCGGCGACCACATCGTTGATGGCTGCATCATTCCTTGTTCCCTCGGCAAGTACCTGCCTCACCCGACTGACTGCCATAAGTTCATCCAGTGCGCGCCCTACGGCCCCGAAGAGATGCCCTGTGCACCCGGCACTATCTGGGAACAAGGAAAGCTGACCTGCAACCACGAGGGCTTGACCCCCTGCGTCACTGGCGCCTACCTCACCCCCGAGGGCAAGAcctgtggtggtgacggtggtgacgctggcagtggtggtgatgggggcagCGGTGGTAATGGAAgcagcggtggtgatggaggcagcggtggtgatggaggtgatgccggcagcggtggtgatggtgatggagacgGCAgcagtggtaatagtggtggagACGGCGGCTCAGGCGGCGGCCACGTCATCGACGGTTGCGTCATCAGCTGCACCCTCGGCAAGTACCTGCCTCACCCGACTGACTGCCGCAAGTTCATCCAGTGCGCGCCCTACGGCCCCGAAGAGATGCCCTGTGCGCCCGGCACTATCTGGGAACAAGGAAAGCTGACCTGCAACCACGAGGGCTTGACCCCCTGCGTCACTGGCGCCTACCTCACCCCCGAGGGCAAAAtctgtggtggtgacggtggagacggaggagacggcagtggaggtgacggtggtgacgcaggcagtggaggtgatggaggtgatggcggcagcggtggtgatggaggcagcggtggtgatggaggtgatgccggcagcggtggtgatggtggtggagacggCGGCCACGTCGTCGACGGCTGCGTCATCAACTGCACCCTCGGCAAGTACCTGCCTCACCCGACTGACTGTCGCAAGTTCATCCAGTGCGCGCCCTACGGCCCCGAAGAGATGCCCTGTGCGCCCGGCACTATCTGGGAACAAGGAAAGCTGACCTGCAACCACGAGGGCTCAACCCCCTGCGTCACTGGCGCCTACCTCACCCCCGAGGGCAAGAcctgtggtggtgacggtggtgacggaG gagacgGCAGTgacggaggaagtggtggtgacggaggtgatGCCGGcagtggaggtgacggtggtgacgcaggcagtggaggtgatggaggtgatgccggcagcggtggtgatggag gtgacggcggcagcggtggtgatggtggtggagacggcagcggtggtaatggtggtggagacGGCGGCTCAGGCGGCGGCCACGTCATCGACGGCTGCGTCATCAACTGCACCCTCGGCAAGTACCTGCCTCACCCGACTGACTGCCGCAAGTTCATCCAGTGCGCGCCCTACGGCCCCGAAGAGATGCCCTGTGCGCCCGGCACTATCTGGGAACAAGGAAAGCTGACCTGCAACCACGAGGGCTCAACCCCCTGCGTCACTGGCGCCTATCTCACCCCCGAGGGCAAAAtctgtggtggtgacggtgaagaCGGAGGAGACGGCAGTGACGGAGGTGATGCCGGCAGTGGAGGTGACAGTGGTGACGCAGgcagtggaggtgatggaggtgatggcggcagcggtggtgatggtggtgatggaggcagcggtggtgatggaggtgatgccggcagcggtggtgatggtggtggagacggCGGCCACGTCGTCGACGGCTGCGTCATCAACTGCACCCTCGGCAAGTACCTGCCTCACCCGACTGACTGCCGTAAGTTCATCCAGTGCGCGCCCTACGGCCCCGAAGAGATGCCCTGTGCGCCCGGCACTATCTGGGAACAAGGAAAGCTGACCTGCAACCACGAGGGCTCAACCCCCTGCGTCACTGGCGCCTACCTCACCCCCGAGGGCAAGAcctgtggtggtgacggtggagaCGGAGGAGACGGCAGTgacggaggaagtggtggtgacggaggtgatGCCGGcagtggaggtgacggtggtgacgcaggcagtggaggtgatggaggtgatgccggtagcggtggtgatggaggtgatggcggcagcggtggtgatggaggcagtggAGGTGATGGCGGCAGCGGTGGTGACGCAGGCAGTGGAGGTGAtggcggcagcggtggtgatggtggtggagacggCGGCCACGTCGTCGACGGCTGCGTCATCAACTGCACCCTCGGCAAGTACCTGCCTCACCCGACTGACTGCCGTAAGTTCATCCAGTGCGCGCCCTACGGCCCCGAAGAGATGCCCTGTGCGCCCGGCACTATCTGGGAACAAGGAAAGCTGACCTGCAACCACGAGGGCTCAACCCCCTGCGTCACTGGCGCCTACCTCACCCCCGAGGGCAAAAtctgtggtggtgacggtggagaCGGAGGAGACGGCAGTGACGGAGGTGATGCCGGcagtggag gtgacggtggtgacgcaggcagtggaggtgatggaggtgatgccggcagcggtggtgatggag gcagcggtggtgatggaggtgatgccggcagcggtggtgatggtggtggagacggCGGCCACGTCGTCGACGGCTGCGTCATCAACTGCACCCTCGGCAAGTACCTGCCTCACCCGACTGACTGCCGCAAGTTCATCCAGTGCGCGCCCTACGGCCCCGAAGAGATGCCCTGTGCGCCCGGCACTATCTGGGAACAAGGAAAGCTGACCTGCAACCACGAGGGCTCAACCCCCTGCGTCACTGGCGCCTACCTCACCCCCGAAGGCAAGAcctgtggtggtgacggtggagaCGGAGGAGACGGCAGTgacggaggaagtggtggtgacggaggtgatGTCGGcagtggaggtgacggtggtgacgcaggcagtggaggtgatggaggtgatgccggcagcggtggtgatggaggtgatggcggcagcggtggtgatggaggcagtggaggtgatggcggcagcggtggtgatggaggcagcggtggtgatggaggtgatgccggcagcggtggtgatggtggtggagacagCGGCCACGTCGTCGACGGCTGCGTCATCAACTGCACCCTCGGCAAGTACCTGCCTCACCCGACTGACTGCCGCAAGTTCATCCAGTGTGCGCCCTACGGCCCCGAAGAGATGCCCTGTGCGCCCGGCACTATCTGGGAACAAGGAAAGCTGACCTGCAACCACGAGGGCTCAACCCCCTGCGTCACTGGCGCCTACCTCACCCCCGAGGGCAAAACctgtggtggtgacggaggtgacgctggcagtggtggtgatggtggagacgcaggcagtggcggtgatggtggagacgcaggcagtggcggtgatggtggagacgcaggcagtggcggtgatggtggagacgcaggcagtggcggtgatggtggagacgcaggcagtggtggtgatggtggagacgcaggcagtggcggtgatggtggagacgcaggcagtggcggtgatggtggagacgcaggcagtggcggtgatggtggagacgcaggcagtggcggtgatggtggagacgcaggcagtggcggtgatggtggagacgcaggcagcggcggtgatggtggagactcaggcagtggcggtgatggtggagacgcaggcagtggcggtgatggtggagacgcaggcagtggcggtgatggtggagacgcaggcagtggcggtgatggtggagacgcaggcagtggcggtgatggtggagacgcaggcagtggcggtgatggtggagacgcag gcagtggcggtgatggtggagacgcaggcagtggcggtgatggtggagacgcaggcagtggcggtgatggtggagacgcaggcagtggtggtgatggtggagacgcaggcagcggcggtgatggtggagacTCAGGCAGCGGCGATGGTGGAGACGCAggcagtggcggtgatggtggagacgcaggcagtggcggtgatggtggagacgcaggcagtggtggtgatggtggagacgcaggcagcggcggtgatggtggagacTCAGGCAGTGGCGATGGTGGAGATGGTGCATGCGAAGACGCGCAATATGACTGCATCTTCTGGGCAGCTAATAATGATTGTAACTGCAAGCCGACAGATGGTGATTGCTCATGGCAAACCTATGTGGCTGCAGCTTGCCCCAAGAGCTGCGGATCTTGTGAACCACAAGTGGGCGGCGATGGAGATGAAGTTTGCGAAGACAATGTATCTGACTGCCGATTCTGGGCCGCAAATAAGGATTGCAACTGCAAACCAACTGATGGGGATTGCTCCTGGCAAAAATATGTTGCAGACAATTGCCCGAAAAGCTGTGGAACGTGTAACACATCTGGTGACGGTGGCAATGGCGGTGAAGACGGCGGcagcggtggtgacggtggtgattcTGGcagcggtggtgacggtggtgatggtggaagtggtggtgatggaggcagcggtggtgatggaggtgacgccggcagtggtggtgatggtggtgacgccggcagcggtggtgatggaggtgacgccggcagcggtggtgatggaggtgacgccggcagcggtggtgatggcggtgacgccggtagcggtggtgatggcggtgacgccggcagtggtggtgatggcggtgacgcCGGCAGTGGTGGCGATGGCGGTGACGCCggcagcggtggtgatggcggtgacgccggcagcggtggtgatggcggtgacgccggcagcggtggtgatggcggtgacgccggcagtggtggtgatggcggtgacgccggcagtggtggtgatggcggtgacgccggcagcggtggtgatggcggtgacaccggcagtggtggtgatggcggtgacgccggcagcggtggtgatggtggtgacgccggcagcggtggtgatggaggtgacgccggcagcggtggtgatggcggtgacgccggcagcggtggtgatggcggtgacgccggcagcggtggtgatggcggtgacgcCGGCAGCGGTGGTGACGGAGGCTCAGGCGGCGACCACATCGTTGATGGCTGCATTATTCCTTGTTCCCTCGGCAAGTACCTGCCTCATCCGACAGACTGCCGCAAGTTCATCCAGTGCGCGCCCTACGGCCCCGAAGAGATGCCCTGTGCGCCCGGCACTATCTGGGAACAAGGAAAGCTGACCTGCAACCACGAGGGCTCGACCCCCTGCGTCACTGGCGCCTACCTCACCCCCGAGGGCAAGACCTGTGGTGGCgatggaggaagtggtggtgacggaggtgacgccggcagcggtggtgatggaggtgatgccggcagtggtggtgatggaggtgacgctggcagtggtggtgatggaggtgacgccggaagtggtggtgatggtggtgacgccggcagtggtggtgatggaggtgatgctggcagcggtggtgatggaggtgacgctggcagtggtggtgatggaggtgacgcCGGCagcggtggtgacggcggtgacgGAGGCAGCGGTGGTGACGGAGGTGATGAAAGCGTTGAGGACTGTGAACTGTCGTGCCCGAAGAGCGAAGGAATATTCCCTCACCCTCGTGACTGCAGGAAGTGGATACGTTGCCTGCACGGGAAGCCTTACGTGAAGGAGTGTCCCTTCCACCTGCAGTTCAACCCTGTGCTCCGAGTGTGTGACTGGCCCCAGCACGCCAAATGTGTAGCTTCCAGTAATGCGGATTGTGGCGTTCCCGAACCTGTCGTTCCAACGGAGCCGCCCAATGTCAAGCCCGATATCTGCGACTGCGAGTGTTGCCTGCGACCTCACCCTGAAGACTGCACGGCCTATTACTACTGTGAG CCTGGCTCCAACGCCGAGTTCCACACCTGCTCGGAGGGGCTCGTGTTCAACCCCCAGCTGAGCCAGTGCGTCATCCAGGACCAGTACCCGCAGTGCCAGCCCGAGAAGCCCCCGACGTGCGATCCCACCTGTGAATGTCTCTATCCGGCAGAGGCCTGCACCGAGTACTACAAGT GCAACGGTGACGGCGTTCCCGTGAAGTTCGAGTGTTTTGGTGGCCTTTACTTCAACGACGAGAAGCACTCCTGCGACCTCCCGAAGAACGTGTCCTGCGAGCTGCGTCGGAAGAGGACGTACAATCCAGAGCCGCAGAAGTACATAAGCG CCGAGGAGTGCAAGACCCGCAAAGGATTCTTCGCCAAGAGAGGGGATCCTTCGGGCTACTTCATGTGCAGCAACGGCATCGCCTTCTCTCTGCGGTGTCCTGACGGCGCAGTGTTCAGCTCCGCGGTCGGCAGATGTATCCTCAGAAAGTAA